One Rhizobiales bacterium GAS188 DNA window includes the following coding sequences:
- a CDS encoding membrane-bound lytic murein transglycosylase A: protein MSPAERPTPPEASPPLPEPRAIPGARLQPLGFETLPGWGADDLLAAFRVFRTGAAHLLERGAELRPAGAPNAPLLATCRAALATEPRSTQEARAFFEANFAPAEILPLTEMPFFTGYFEPLAEGSIERRPGFEAPILARPADLVTLPQGDTLPDAEGPLTSARRVADNLLPYPDRAAIEDGALAGQGLELVWLKDRVEVFIIQVQGSARVGLTDGRTVRLRYAGRNGWPYTSIGRLLIEQGAISAGEMSLEALTSWLRDHPGEAQAVMRRNRSYVFFAIDEALGNEDGPIGGAGLPLTPGRSMAIDRGIWSYGLPFFIDLEKPLPGGGPDGRLGRWQRLMIAQDTGSAIVGPGRVDLFFGSGPAAGMLAGRQRHHGRLFVLQPRGSASTP from the coding sequence ATGAGCCCGGCGGAGCGGCCGACGCCTCCTGAAGCAAGCCCGCCCCTCCCGGAACCGCGAGCGATCCCCGGCGCCCGTCTTCAGCCGCTGGGTTTCGAAACGCTTCCCGGCTGGGGCGCGGATGACCTTCTGGCGGCCTTCCGGGTATTCCGGACGGGTGCGGCGCATCTCCTCGAACGGGGCGCCGAGCTGCGGCCGGCCGGGGCACCCAACGCCCCCCTGCTCGCTACATGCCGGGCGGCCTTGGCCACCGAGCCGCGCTCGACGCAAGAGGCACGTGCCTTTTTCGAGGCCAATTTCGCGCCGGCGGAAATCCTCCCTCTCACGGAAATGCCCTTCTTCACCGGCTATTTCGAGCCGCTGGCCGAAGGTTCGATCGAAAGACGCCCGGGTTTCGAGGCCCCGATCCTGGCGCGCCCGGCCGATCTCGTCACTCTGCCCCAGGGCGACACGCTTCCCGACGCCGAGGGGCCGCTCACCAGCGCGAGGCGGGTCGCCGACAACCTCCTGCCCTATCCCGACCGGGCCGCGATCGAGGACGGCGCGCTGGCCGGCCAGGGGCTCGAGCTCGTCTGGCTAAAGGACCGTGTCGAGGTCTTCATCATCCAGGTGCAGGGCTCGGCGCGCGTCGGCCTTACCGACGGGCGCACGGTCCGGCTGCGCTATGCCGGGCGCAATGGCTGGCCCTACACCTCGATCGGGCGCCTGCTCATTGAGCAAGGCGCGATCTCGGCCGGCGAGATGTCGCTCGAGGCGCTGACATCCTGGCTGCGCGACCATCCGGGCGAGGCGCAAGCCGTCATGCGGCGCAACCGCTCCTATGTGTTCTTCGCGATCGACGAGGCGCTCGGCAACGAGGATGGACCGATCGGCGGGGCCGGGCTGCCCCTGACGCCCGGCCGCTCCATGGCGATCGACCGCGGCATATGGTCCTACGGCCTGCCCTTCTTCATCGATCTCGAGAAGCCCCTGCCGGGTGGAGGGCCAGATGGCAGACTTGGGCGCTGGCAGAGGCTGATGATCGCACAGGACACCGGCAGCGCCATCGTGGGTCCCGGGCGGGTCGATCTCTTCTTCGGCAGCGGGCCTGCGGCCGGGATGCTGGCCGGGCGCCAGCGCCATCATGGCCGCCTGTTCGTGCTCCAGCCGCGCGGCAGCGCGTCGACGCCATGA
- a CDS encoding DNA-nicking endonuclease, Smr domain: MNTKGTMSTPRRPRWLSEDDLRVWAEVARTAKPLRGKTLPLATTANNASASEEASPAVSGASNAKSRAKTGPHQRQSPQGELPGAPPLAALERRFVQRLRRGTAAPGAVIDLHGLRQDEARHRLFAFLHRCQAEGAKAAIVITGKGTRANALAGERGVLRRAVPLWLAMPDLRTLVVGFQEAGAGLGGAGALIVRIRAKRSERHG, encoded by the coding sequence ATGAATACCAAAGGAACGATGAGCACACCACGTCGCCCGCGCTGGCTCAGCGAGGATGACCTGCGCGTCTGGGCCGAGGTGGCGCGCACCGCCAAGCCGTTGCGCGGCAAGACGCTGCCTCTCGCCACGACGGCAAACAATGCCTCCGCGAGCGAAGAGGCGTCGCCCGCTGTCTCGGGCGCGTCGAATGCGAAAAGCCGGGCCAAAACCGGCCCCCATCAGCGTCAGTCGCCGCAAGGCGAGCTGCCGGGCGCCCCGCCGCTCGCCGCTCTGGAGCGCCGCTTCGTGCAACGGCTGCGGCGGGGCACCGCAGCTCCGGGCGCGGTGATCGATCTGCACGGCCTGCGGCAGGACGAGGCGAGGCACCGTCTGTTCGCCTTCCTGCATCGCTGCCAGGCGGAAGGCGCCAAGGCCGCAATCGTCATCACAGGCAAAGGCACGCGGGCGAACGCGCTCGCGGGCGAGCGTGGCGTGCTGCGCCGCGCCGTGCCGCTCTGGCTCGCCATGCCGGATCTGCGCACCCTCGTCGTCGGATTTCAGGAAGCAGGCGCCGGTCTTGGGGGCGCAGGCGCGCTGATCGTGCGCATCAGGGCGAAGCGGAGCGAGCGCCACGGATAA
- a CDS encoding Sugar or nucleoside kinase, ribokinase family has translation MTDLRYDVLGIGNAIVDVIAHTEDDFLVAHELNKGSMALIDETRAEALYAAMGPAQIISGGCAGNTAAGVASLGGRAAFIGKVRNDTLGDLFAQNIRAFGVGFATLAATAGPATARSFIMVTPDGERTMSTYLGACQGLDPADVDEASVAASAYVYLEGYLWDPPLAKEAFRKAAKIAHAAGRKVALSLSDAFCVDRYRDEFMELLRSRTVDVLFANEHELKSLFTTEDFDAAVAAIRETGALGVITRGAKGAMTVTRAETLSVPAFPVERLVDTTGAGDLFASGFLFGLASGASGTDCLRLGALAAAEVISHIGARPERSLRELAQQQQLVG, from the coding sequence ATGACCGACCTTCGCTATGACGTTCTGGGTATCGGCAATGCGATTGTCGATGTGATCGCGCACACCGAGGATGATTTCCTCGTGGCGCATGAGCTCAACAAAGGTTCGATGGCGCTCATCGACGAGACCCGCGCCGAGGCGCTCTATGCGGCGATGGGACCGGCCCAGATCATCTCGGGCGGTTGCGCCGGCAATACGGCGGCCGGCGTCGCGTCGCTCGGCGGCCGCGCCGCCTTCATCGGCAAGGTCAGGAACGACACGCTCGGCGATTTGTTCGCCCAGAATATCCGCGCTTTCGGCGTCGGATTTGCGACACTGGCGGCGACCGCCGGCCCGGCGACGGCGCGCTCCTTCATCATGGTCACACCCGACGGCGAGCGCACCATGAGCACTTATCTCGGCGCCTGCCAGGGGCTCGACCCCGCCGATGTGGATGAAGCGAGCGTGGCCGCAAGCGCTTATGTCTATCTCGAAGGCTATCTCTGGGATCCGCCGCTCGCCAAGGAGGCCTTCCGCAAGGCCGCCAAGATCGCCCATGCGGCCGGCCGGAAGGTCGCCTTGAGCCTCTCCGACGCCTTCTGCGTCGACCGTTATCGCGACGAGTTCATGGAGCTTTTGCGGTCACGGACGGTGGATGTGCTGTTCGCCAACGAGCATGAGCTGAAGAGCCTGTTCACCACCGAGGATTTCGACGCGGCAGTGGCGGCCATCAGGGAAACCGGAGCGCTCGGCGTGATCACCCGCGGCGCCAAGGGCGCGATGACGGTGACGCGCGCCGAGACCCTGTCGGTGCCGGCTTTCCCGGTCGAACGCCTCGTCGATACCACGGGGGCCGGCGACCTGTTCGCCTCAGGCTTCCTGTTCGGCCTGGCGAGCGGAGCATCCGGCACGGATTGCCTTCGCCTCGGCGCGCTCGCCGCCGCCGAGGTGATCTCGCATATCGGTGCCCGGCCCGAGCGCAGCCTGCGCGAGCTCGCTCAGCAGCAACAGCTCGTCGGCTGA
- a CDS encoding pantothenate kinase, with protein sequence MDERVGGYTAGGVSPYRVFTREEWAKLRADTPLTLSLEDLVRLQSLNDPISLEEVAAIYLPLSRLLSLYVAATQGLFKATQRFLMAEDGKMPYIIGLAGSVSVGKSTTARILTTLLSRWPNTPKVQLVTTDGFLLPNAELTARGIMNKKGFPESYDTAALLRFLSEVKAGKRKVSAPVYSHLVYDVVPGEETVVDRPDILILEGLNVLEPIRLPKEGSAIPFVSDYFDFSIYLDADERDLHRWYVERFMRLRHTAFRDPRSFFRRYAELSEDEARETAEGLWRGINLPNLRDHILPTRQRAGLILRKGAEHEIVEVALRRL encoded by the coding sequence ATGGATGAGCGGGTCGGTGGCTACACAGCGGGGGGCGTCTCGCCCTATCGCGTCTTCACGCGCGAAGAATGGGCGAAGCTGCGCGCCGACACGCCCCTGACGCTCTCACTCGAGGATCTCGTCAGGCTGCAATCCTTGAACGATCCGATCTCGCTCGAGGAGGTGGCAGCGATCTATCTGCCGCTGTCGCGGCTGCTGTCGCTCTATGTCGCCGCGACCCAAGGCCTGTTCAAGGCGACGCAGCGCTTCCTCATGGCCGAGGACGGCAAGATGCCCTACATCATCGGGCTTGCTGGGTCGGTCTCGGTCGGCAAGTCGACGACGGCGCGCATCCTGACGACGCTGTTGTCGCGCTGGCCGAACACGCCGAAGGTGCAGCTCGTCACCACGGACGGCTTCCTTCTGCCCAATGCCGAGCTGACTGCGCGCGGCATCATGAACAAGAAGGGCTTCCCGGAAAGCTACGACACGGCAGCGCTCTTGCGTTTCCTCAGCGAGGTGAAGGCGGGCAAGCGCAAGGTGAGCGCCCCGGTCTATTCGCATCTCGTCTATGACGTGGTGCCGGGTGAGGAGACCGTCGTCGACCGGCCCGATATCCTCATTCTCGAGGGGCTGAACGTGCTCGAGCCGATCCGCCTGCCGAAGGAAGGCTCGGCCATCCCGTTCGTCTCGGATTATTTCGATTTCTCGATTTATCTCGATGCCGATGAGCGGGATCTGCATCGCTGGTACGTGGAGCGCTTCATGCGGCTGCGCCATACGGCGTTTCGCGACCCGCGCTCCTTCTTCCGGCGCTACGCGGAGCTGAGCGAGGACGAGGCGCGCGAGACCGCCGAGGGTCTCTGGCGAGGCATCAACCTCCCCAATCTGCGCGACCATATCCTGCCGACGCGCCAGCGCGCCGGCCTCATCCTGCGCAAGGGCGCCGAACACGAGATCGTCGAAGTGGCGCTGCGCCGGCTTTAG
- a CDS encoding phosphoribosyl-ATP pyrophosphatase codes for MASRFTLADLERVIAERSSASPEDSWTAKLLSKGPSRVAKKLGEEAVETVIAAVENDKAALIGESADLLYHLLVVLRSRGVLVQDVLDELQRRGAQSGLAEKAARGDS; via the coding sequence ATGGCATCCCGTTTCACGCTCGCGGACCTCGAACGCGTGATCGCCGAGCGTTCATCGGCGAGCCCGGAGGATTCCTGGACCGCGAAGCTGTTGTCCAAGGGTCCGTCACGGGTCGCCAAGAAGCTCGGCGAGGAGGCCGTCGAAACGGTGATCGCGGCCGTCGAAAACGACAAGGCCGCCTTGATCGGCGAAAGCGCCGACCTGCTCTACCATCTCCTCGTGGTGCTTCGCTCGCGCGGCGTTTTGGTGCAAGATGTGCTCGACGAATTGCAGCGCCGCGGCGCCCAGTCCGGCCTCGCCGAGAAAGCGGCACGCGGCGATAGCTGA
- a CDS encoding imidazole glycerol phosphate synthase subunit hisF: MLKTRIIPCLDVKDGRVVKGVRFVDLVDAGDPVEAAKAYDAAGADEMCFLDITASHEGRGILLDVVGRTAEACFMPLTVGGGVRKTEDIRALLLAGADKVSINTAAVKNRSFVKEAAQKFGDQCITVAIDAKRVSPNGAPLRWEIFTHGGREPTGIDAIAFAEEVVSLGAGEILLTSMDRDGSKSGYDIALTRAIADRVHVPVVASGGVGTLDHLVEGVTQGHASAVLAASIFHFGEFTIGQAKERMRQAGIAVRMD, from the coding sequence ATGTTGAAGACCCGCATCATCCCCTGCCTCGACGTCAAGGACGGGCGCGTCGTCAAAGGCGTGCGCTTCGTCGATCTCGTCGATGCCGGCGACCCGGTGGAGGCCGCCAAGGCCTATGACGCGGCCGGAGCCGACGAAATGTGCTTCCTCGACATCACGGCGAGCCATGAGGGGCGCGGCATCCTGCTCGATGTCGTGGGCCGCACCGCCGAGGCCTGCTTCATGCCGCTCACGGTCGGCGGCGGCGTGCGCAAGACCGAGGACATCAGGGCGCTCCTGCTGGCCGGGGCCGACAAGGTGTCGATCAACACGGCGGCCGTGAAGAATCGCTCTTTCGTCAAGGAGGCGGCTCAGAAATTCGGCGACCAGTGCATCACGGTCGCCATCGACGCCAAGCGCGTCTCGCCGAACGGCGCCCCGCTGCGCTGGGAGATCTTCACCCATGGCGGACGCGAGCCGACGGGCATCGACGCCATTGCCTTTGCCGAAGAGGTTGTCTCGCTCGGCGCCGGCGAGATCCTGCTCACCTCGATGGACCGGGACGGCTCCAAATCCGGCTACGACATTGCGCTCACGCGCGCCATCGCCGATCGCGTGCATGTGCCGGTCGTCGCCTCGGGCGGCGTCGGCACGCTCGACCATCTGGTCGAAGGCGTGACGCAAGGCCATGCGAGCGCGGTTTTGGCCGCCTCCATCTTTCATTTCGGCGAGTTCACCATCGGCCAGGCCAAGGAGCGCATGCGCCAGGCCGGGATCGCCGTGAGGATGGATTGA
- a CDS encoding 1-(5-phosphoribosyl)-5-[(5-phosphoribosylamino)methylideneamino] imidazole-4-carboxamide isomerase produces the protein MILYPAIDLKEGRCVRLRQGDMAQATVFNDDPAAQAADFAAAGFAWLHIVDLDGAFAGRPANGAAVEAILRAVSLPMQLGGGIRDLPTVEFWLGRGVRRVILGTAAVRDPGFVRAAAKAFPDRVAVGIDARDGRVAVEGWAETSELAATTLARRFEDSGVAAVIYTDIARDGMLSGLNLESTLALAQAVAIPVIASGGLASMADIERLAAPYCAGLGGAIVGRALYDGRIDAREALALLR, from the coding sequence ATGATTCTGTATCCGGCAATCGACCTGAAGGAGGGCCGCTGCGTCCGCCTGCGGCAGGGCGACATGGCGCAGGCGACGGTCTTCAACGACGATCCGGCCGCGCAGGCCGCGGATTTCGCCGCAGCGGGCTTTGCCTGGCTGCATATCGTCGATCTCGACGGAGCCTTTGCGGGGCGTCCGGCCAATGGCGCGGCGGTCGAGGCCATTCTGCGCGCCGTATCGCTGCCGATGCAGCTCGGCGGCGGCATCCGCGACCTCCCGACCGTGGAATTCTGGCTCGGCCGCGGCGTACGACGCGTGATCCTGGGCACCGCGGCCGTGCGCGATCCGGGCTTCGTGCGGGCCGCCGCCAAGGCCTTTCCGGACCGGGTGGCGGTCGGCATCGATGCGCGCGACGGGAGGGTGGCGGTCGAGGGCTGGGCCGAGACATCCGAGCTCGCCGCCACAACCTTGGCGCGCCGTTTCGAGGATAGCGGGGTCGCCGCGGTCATCTACACGGATATCGCCCGCGACGGCATGCTGTCCGGCCTCAATCTCGAATCGACGCTGGCGCTGGCCCAAGCGGTGGCCATCCCGGTCATCGCATCAGGCGGGCTTGCCTCCATGGCCGATATCGAACGCCTCGCCGCTCCCTATTGCGCCGGCCTCGGCGGCGCGATCGTCGGGCGCGCCCTCTATGACGGGCGCATCGACGCCAGGGAGGCGCTGGCGCTGCTGCGGTGA
- a CDS encoding glutamine amidotransferase has product MRVAIVDYGSGNLHSARKAFERSAAEAKLAAAIEVTADPDAVRRADRVVLPGVGAFADCARGLRVVTGMTEALDEAVLKRGAPFLGICVGMQLMAERGLEYETVPGLGWIPGDVVVIEPRDASLKIPHMGWNTLNQHRDHPLLAGIPTQDEGWHAYFVHSFHLRAANMADLVAETDHGGPVTAMVARHNMAGTQFHPEKSQKLGLALIANFLRWLP; this is encoded by the coding sequence ATGAGGGTCGCGATCGTCGATTACGGCTCCGGCAATCTGCATTCGGCCCGCAAGGCCTTCGAGCGCTCGGCCGCTGAGGCGAAGCTCGCGGCTGCGATCGAGGTGACGGCGGATCCGGATGCGGTGCGCCGTGCCGATCGGGTCGTCCTGCCGGGCGTCGGCGCCTTCGCCGATTGCGCGCGGGGCTTGCGCGTGGTGACGGGCATGACCGAAGCGCTCGACGAGGCGGTGCTCAAGCGCGGCGCCCCTTTTCTCGGCATCTGCGTCGGCATGCAGCTGATGGCCGAGCGCGGTCTCGAATATGAGACGGTCCCGGGGCTCGGCTGGATCCCGGGCGATGTGGTGGTCATCGAGCCGCGTGATGCCTCGCTCAAGATCCCGCATATGGGCTGGAACACGCTGAACCAGCATCGGGATCACCCGCTTCTTGCCGGCATCCCGACGCAGGATGAGGGATGGCACGCCTATTTCGTGCACTCCTTCCATCTGCGTGCCGCCAACATGGCGGATCTCGTCGCCGAGACCGATCATGGTGGCCCGGTCACCGCCATGGTGGCGCGCCACAATATGGCCGGCACGCAATTCCATCCCGAGAAGAGCCAGAAGCTCGGTCTCGCGCTGATCGCCAATTTCCTGCGCTGGCTACCATGA
- a CDS encoding imidazoleglycerol-phosphate dehydratase, which produces MRRAKLSRSTTETKIEVEIGLDGSGRAEIATGVGFFDHMLELFARHALFDLTVKAKGDTHIDDHHTVEDVGIAMGEAFLKALGDKKGLNRYGDIRLPMDEALAEVAVDVSGRPFLVFEAPFTAPKIGSFDTELVREWFQAFAVNARITLHAEAARGTNSHHIAEALFKGLARALRHAVAIDPREAGRVPSTKGTL; this is translated from the coding sequence ATGCGCCGCGCCAAACTCAGCCGCTCCACGACGGAGACGAAGATCGAGGTCGAAATCGGCCTCGATGGCTCCGGCCGTGCCGAAATTGCCACCGGCGTGGGCTTTTTCGACCATATGCTCGAATTATTCGCCCGCCATGCGCTGTTCGACCTCACGGTCAAGGCGAAGGGCGATACCCATATCGACGACCATCACACGGTCGAGGATGTGGGCATTGCCATGGGCGAGGCCTTCCTGAAGGCGCTCGGCGACAAGAAGGGCCTCAACCGCTACGGCGATATCCGCCTGCCGATGGACGAGGCCTTGGCCGAGGTCGCGGTCGACGTCTCGGGCCGGCCCTTTTTGGTGTTCGAGGCGCCCTTCACGGCGCCGAAGATCGGCAGCTTCGATACGGAGCTGGTGCGGGAATGGTTCCAGGCCTTCGCCGTCAATGCCCGGATCACCCTGCATGCCGAGGCGGCGCGCGGAACCAATAGCCACCATATCGCCGAGGCCCTGTTCAAGGGCCTGGCACGCGCCTTGCGCCATGCCGTCGCCATCGACCCGCGTGAAGCTGGGCGCGTGCCGTCGACCAAGGGCACGCTTTGA
- a CDS encoding 2-haloacid dehalogenase: protein MRAIDTVVFDIGNVLLDWNPRYLYRKIFADEDRMEWFLANICTPAWNLEQDRGRSFADAVGLLTERNPEWAQEIRAFDERWEETIAGEIQGSLQLLARLKRAGVPIYAITNFSYEKYLQAAKRFAFFADFDGVVVSGRERLLKPDAAIYRLFLERYGVEASRSLFVDDSLTNVEGARRVGMNAVQFRDAEGLAADLASFGVLA, encoded by the coding sequence ATGCGAGCGATCGATACCGTCGTCTTCGATATCGGCAATGTCCTGCTCGATTGGAACCCGCGCTATCTCTATCGCAAGATTTTCGCCGACGAGGATCGCATGGAATGGTTCCTCGCCAATATCTGCACGCCGGCCTGGAATCTCGAACAGGATCGCGGCCGCTCATTCGCCGATGCCGTCGGCCTTTTGACAGAGCGCAACCCGGAATGGGCGCAAGAGATCCGTGCCTTCGACGAGCGTTGGGAAGAGACGATCGCGGGCGAGATTCAAGGTAGCCTCCAGCTTCTGGCGCGTTTGAAGCGCGCTGGAGTTCCGATCTACGCGATCACCAATTTTTCCTACGAGAAATATCTTCAGGCGGCTAAGCGATTCGCTTTCTTCGCCGATTTCGACGGTGTCGTCGTCTCGGGCCGGGAGCGCCTGCTGAAGCCCGATGCGGCGATCTACCGGCTGTTCTTGGAACGTTACGGTGTCGAGGCCTCGCGCAGCCTTTTCGTCGATGATTCGCTCACCAATGTGGAGGGCGCGAGACGCGTCGGGATGAACGCCGTACAGTTTCGCGACGCCGAGGGGCTGGCCGCAGATCTCGCGAGCTTTGGCGTGCTCGCTTGA
- a CDS encoding chromate reductase: MIHAFADIGFRETGMAQGGQIKILGICGSLRHASFNKAALREAIKLAPQGVTIEEADISQISPYNEDVFAKGFPAPVEALRRQIATADALLFVTPEYNYSMPGVLKNAIDWASRPPSQPFAGKPVAMMGASMGMFGTGRAQYHLRQTCVFLDMHPINKPEVMIPAAQTKFDANGQLTDEPTRGFIAALLVALRDWALRLKG; the protein is encoded by the coding sequence ATGATCCACGCCTTCGCGGATATCGGCTTCAGGGAGACCGGCATGGCTCAGGGCGGACAGATCAAGATTCTCGGCATTTGCGGCAGCTTGCGCCACGCCTCCTTCAACAAGGCTGCCTTGCGCGAGGCGATCAAGCTCGCTCCCCAAGGCGTGACCATCGAGGAAGCCGACATCTCGCAGATCTCGCCCTATAATGAGGATGTCTTCGCCAAGGGATTCCCGGCTCCGGTCGAGGCTTTGCGCCGGCAGATCGCCACGGCCGATGCGCTGCTCTTCGTCACGCCCGAATACAACTACTCGATGCCGGGCGTGCTCAAGAACGCCATCGACTGGGCCTCGCGCCCGCCCAGCCAGCCTTTCGCCGGCAAGCCGGTGGCCATGATGGGAGCCAGCATGGGCATGTTCGGCACGGGGCGGGCCCAATATCATCTGCGCCAGACTTGCGTCTTCCTCGACATGCACCCGATCAACAAGCCCGAAGTGATGATTCCAGCGGCCCAAACGAAGTTCGATGCCAACGGACAGCTCACGGACGAACCGACGCGCGGCTTCATCGCCGCCTTGCTGGTGGCGCTGCGCGATTGGGCGCTGAGGCTCAAAGGCTGA
- a CDS encoding 3',5'-cyclic AMP phosphodiesterase CpdA, protein MPTPRMFRLAHLSDPHLGPLPPVHWRDLMGKRLTGYANWRLGRGDAQDMEVLAALIADIKAQHPDHIAVTGDFANIGLASEFVTARRFLEGLGSPGEVSAIPGNHDIYVSGSAAALAPTIGPWMASDGEKALSFPFLKRRGQVALIGLSTGVPTPAFIASGRLGAAQIGRLEELLARLAAEKAIRIILIHHPPHLGGATRLRQLTDGARLRRVLARYGCEAVLHGHNHRASLASVQGPAGPIPVIGAPSASARPARLHRPGWWQIEIDERAPPETAVKARLRGYDQAASGFAELNTHLVSAPRA, encoded by the coding sequence TTGCCGACGCCTCGCATGTTTCGCCTTGCGCATCTCTCCGACCCGCATCTCGGGCCGCTGCCGCCCGTGCACTGGCGAGACCTGATGGGCAAGCGGCTGACCGGATATGCCAATTGGCGGCTGGGCCGCGGCGACGCCCAGGATATGGAGGTTCTCGCGGCCCTGATCGCCGATATCAAGGCGCAACATCCTGATCATATCGCGGTGACGGGTGATTTCGCCAATATCGGGCTGGCGTCGGAATTCGTGACAGCCCGGCGTTTCCTGGAGGGGCTGGGCTCGCCAGGCGAAGTCAGCGCCATCCCGGGAAATCACGACATCTATGTGTCCGGCTCGGCAGCGGCGCTCGCTCCTACCATCGGCCCCTGGATGGCGAGCGACGGCGAGAAGGCCTTGAGCTTTCCGTTCCTCAAGCGTCGTGGGCAGGTCGCCTTGATCGGGTTGTCGACGGGCGTGCCAACACCCGCCTTCATCGCCTCGGGGCGCCTTGGCGCCGCGCAGATCGGGCGCCTGGAGGAGCTGCTGGCGAGGCTCGCGGCCGAGAAGGCGATCCGCATCATCCTCATTCACCATCCGCCGCATTTGGGGGGCGCGACGCGGCTACGCCAATTGACCGACGGGGCGAGATTGCGCCGCGTCCTCGCGAGATATGGCTGCGAGGCGGTGCTGCACGGCCATAATCACCGCGCCAGCCTGGCCTCGGTGCAGGGTCCGGCAGGCCCGATCCCGGTCATCGGGGCACCCTCGGCCTCCGCCCGCCCGGCCCGCCTCCACCGCCCCGGCTGGTGGCAGATCGAGATCGACGAAAGGGCTCCGCCGGAGACGGCCGTCAAGGCCCGCTTGCGCGGCTATGACCAGGCGGCTTCGGGTTTCGCCGAGCTCAACACCCATCTGGTTTCGGCCCCCCGCGCCTGA